The Alteromonas macleodii ATCC 27126 genome segment TGTTGATGATTGGGATATGGGTATTACTCACGTAGTTCGTGGTGAAGACCATATTAATAACACGCCACGTCAAATCAATATTCTTGAAGCGCTTGGTGCACCTGTTCCAGAATATGCTCACGTTTCTATGATTTTAGGTGATGACGGCAAGAAGTTATCTAAGCGTCATGGCGCTGTAAGCGTGATGCAATATCGCGATGATGGTTTCCTACCGCAAGCTGTGCTTAATTACCTTGTTAGGTTGGGGTGGTCTCACGGCGATCAAGAAATTTTCTCAGTTGATGAAATGATTGAGAAATTCAGCTTAGATGCCATTGGGCAATCTGCATCGGCATTTAACACAGAAAAGCTAATCTGGTTGAATCAACACTACATTAAGACATTACCAGCAAGTGAAGTTGCGTCACACGCTAAATGGCACTTTGAAGAGTTGAATGTTGATTTAACGACAGGCCCAGCGCTTGAATCTATAATTGCTATTCAGGCCGATAGAGTAAAAACGCTAAAAGAGTTAGCTGAGATTTCTACGTACTTTTATCAAGACTATGAAGATTTTGATGCGAACGCAGCAAAAAAACACCTTCGCCCAGTCGCTCGCGGCCCATTAGAGCTTGCTAAAGATAAATTAATGGCAATTGAAGAGTGGAACCCAGAAAATATTCAGGCTGCTATAAATAGTACAGCCGAAGAATTGGAAGTGGGCATGGGGAAAGTAGGTATGC includes the following:
- the gltX gene encoding glutamate--tRNA ligase, which translates into the protein MSVVTRFAPSPTGYLHVGGARTALYSWLLAKSKGGEFVLRIEDTDIERSTEEAKQAILDGMQWLGLTWDTGPIYQTERFDRYKELIQQLLDEGKAYKCFMSSEELDAIREAQKERGEKPRYPGTWRDRTDHPEGQPFVIRFKNPLEGKVVINDHVRGKIEISNTELDDLIIQRSDGTPTYNFCVVVDDWDMGITHVVRGEDHINNTPRQINILEALGAPVPEYAHVSMILGDDGKKLSKRHGAVSVMQYRDDGFLPQAVLNYLVRLGWSHGDQEIFSVDEMIEKFSLDAIGQSASAFNTEKLIWLNQHYIKTLPASEVASHAKWHFEELNVDLTTGPALESIIAIQADRVKTLKELAEISTYFYQDYEDFDANAAKKHLRPVARGPLELAKDKLMAIEEWNPENIQAAINSTAEELEVGMGKVGMPLRVAVTGGGNSPSLDITLNLISKEKIGERIDKALTFIANRENS